Proteins co-encoded in one Brassica oleracea var. oleracea cultivar TO1000 chromosome C4, BOL, whole genome shotgun sequence genomic window:
- the LOC106341950 gene encoding two-component response regulator-like APRR9, with translation MAETMMNRIKSSEVVRWEKYLPKTVLKVLLVESDDSTRQIITALLRNCSYKVIAVSDGLAAWETLKEKSHEIDLILTELDLPAISGFALLALVMEHEACKNIPVIMMSSQDSMTMVLKCMLKGAADYLIKPMRKNELKNLWQHVWRRLTLRDGHNGHGLSLPASQQNVEDSDETSADHSDQGSGPQAATSCNGNNKLMEDVTMDLIGGIDKRSECFYGDNARDEYVGPELGLSLKRSCSGSFEKQDQSKQQKLSLSDESVGIITLTCRYENSQAAEKAEVGVEPSSSAEPKTPSESHEKLLRCDHGSATTSSNHEYMGSSSLSGQNELSFRNQVGSESTNDVKGKEQEEEGCGLSVQEQRRSQREAALLKFRLKRKDRCFDKKVRYQSRKKLAEQRPRVKGQFVRAVNSDASK, from the exons ATGGCGGAGACGATGATGAACAGAATCAAGTCGTCGGAGGTTGTCCGGTGGGAGAAGTACCTTCCCAAAACGGTGCTTAAGGTTTTACTCGTCGAGTCCGACGACTCAACTCGTCAAATCATCACCGCCCTTCTTCGGAACTGCTCTTACAAAG TTATAGCTGTGTCCGATGGTTTAGCTGCGTGGGAGACTCTAAAGGAGAAGTCACATGAGATTGACCTTATACTGACGGAGCTTGATTTGCCAGCTATATCTGGTTTTGCTCTCCTCGCTTTGGTTATGGAGCATGAAGCTTGCAAGAACATTCCTGTCATAA TGATGTCGTCGCAAGATTCGATGACGATGGTGTTGAAGTGTATGCTTAAAGGCGCTGCTGATTATCTGATTAAACCCATGAGGAAAAACGAGTTGAAGAATCTATGGCAACATGTCTGGAGAAGACTTACT CTGCGTGATGGTCACAATGGTCATGGTCTTAGCTTACCAGCTTCTCAGCAGAACGTTGAAGATAGTGATGAAACTAGTGCAGATCATTCAGATCAAGGAAGTGGTCCTCAGGCTGCAACAAGCTGCAACGGTAACAATAAGCTAATGGAGGATGTGACAATGGATTTGATCGGTGGAATTGACAAACGGTCTGAGTGCTTCTACGGAGACAACGCTCGTGATGAGTATGTTGGTCCGGAGCTTGGTCTTTCTCTGAAAAGATCTTGCTCTGGAAGTTTCGAGAAGCAAGATCAAAGCAAGCAACAAAAGCTTAGCCTCTCCGATGAATCAGTAGGCATTATTACATTAACTTGTAGATATGAGAACAGCCAGGCGGCAGAGAAAGCAGAGGTTGGTGTAGAGCCGAGTAGCTCAGCTGAGCCCAAGACACCAAGTGAATCACATGAGAAGCTGTTAAGATGTGATCACGGAAGCGCTACAACGAGCAGCAACCATGAGTACATGGGATCATCAAGTTTAAGCGGACAAAATGAGTTAAGCTTCCGTAACCAAGTTGGTTCTGAAAGCACCAATGATGTGAAAGGAAAGGAACAAGAAGAAGAAGGTTGTGGTCTGAGTGTTCAGGAGCAACGTCGGAGTCAGAGAGAAGCTGCGTTGTTGAAGTTCCGGTTGAAGAGGAAAGA